A portion of the Vicia villosa cultivar HV-30 ecotype Madison, WI unplaced genomic scaffold, Vvil1.0 ctg.000236F_1_1_3, whole genome shotgun sequence genome contains these proteins:
- the LOC131625795 gene encoding leucine-rich repeat receptor-like protein kinase PXC2, translating to MMNLLFFFILVTIIPVFSVDDPVFNDDILGLIVFKAGLQDPNHKLSSWNDDDSTPCNWEGVKCDSSTNRVTSLVLDGFSLSGHIDRGLLRLQFLQTLSLKGNNFTGFINPDLPKLGGLEAVDFSDNNLQGSIPEEFFQQCGSLKNVNFAENNLSGNVPESISSCASLRNVNFSCNQIHGKLPSEVWVLRGLQSFDVSNNLLEGEIVPEGIQNLYDLRELSLRKNRFTGRIPEEIGGCVGLRSLDLSGNFLSGGIPQSMQRLGSCKSLSLQGNSFTGNVPDWIGEMKGLENLDLSSNRFSGWIPKSLGKLEMLQRLNFSRNQLTGKFPDSMVNCTNLSAFDISRNNLDGYLPSWIFTKGDYHGLEVLDLSSNGFSGGIPSGIGGLRSLKLLNMSSNKFYGSVPVGIGELKSLYIVDLSGNKLNGSIPFEIEGAVLLNELRLQKNLLRGRIPDRIAKCSALTSLVLSHNKLTGSIPKGIANLTNLRHVDLSWNKLSGSLPKELTNLSNLLSFNVSYNHLQGELPVGGFFNTISSSSVAGNSLLCGSVVNHSCPSVHPKPIVLNPNSSASNSSISSKYHRHKIILSISALIAIGAAAFIAVGVVAITFLNMRARSSMARAAAPFAFSGGDDYSNSPANDPNYGKLVMFSGDADFADGAHNLLNKESEIGRGGFGVVYRTFLRDGHAVAIKKLTVSSLIKSQEEFEKEVKRFGKIRHDNLLALEGYYWTSSLQLLIYKYQSSGSLHKLLHGDKGDKTKNVLSWRQRFKIILGMAKGLSHLHESNVIHYNLKSTNVLFDVSDEPKIGDFGLVKLLPMLDHCVLSSKIQSALGYMAPEFACRTVKITEKCDVYGFGILILEIVTGKKPVEYMEDDVVVLCDMVRGALEEGKVEECVDEKLLGNFAAEEAIPVIKLGLICASQVPSNRPDMSEVINILELIQCPSEGQEELLE from the exons atgatgaatttgttgtttttCTTCATACTTGTTACAATAATTCCAGTGTTTTCTGTTGATGATCCTGTTTTCAATGATGATATATTGGGCTTAATTGTGTTCAAAGCTGGTTTACAAGACCCTAATCACAAACTATCTTCATGGAATGATGATGATTCCACACCATGCAATTGGGAAGGTGTGAAATGTGATTCTTCAACCAATAGAGTCACTTCTCTTGTTCTTGATGGTTTCTCTCTCTCAGGTCACATTGATAGAGGCTTATTGAGGTTACAGTTTCTTCAAACATTATCACTCAAGGGTAACAATTTCACAGGTTTCATAAACCCTGATCTTCCAAAGCTTGGAGGCTTAGAAGCTGTTGATTTCAGTGATAACAATCTTCAAGGGTCTATTCCTGAGGAGTTTTTTCAGCAATGTGGATCTTTGAAAAATGTGAACTTTGCTGAGAATAATCTCTCAGGTAATGTTCCTGAGTCTATTAGTAGTTGTGCATCTTTGAGGAATGTTAACTTTTCTTGTAATCAAATTCATGGAAAGTTGCCATCTGAGGTTTGGGTTTTGAGAGGTTTACAGTCTTTTGATGTCTCAAATAACTTGCTTGAGGGAGAGATTGTTCCTGAGGGGATTCAGAATCTGTATGATTTGAGGGAATTGAGTTTGAGGAAAAACCGATTTACCGGTCGAATTCCCGAGGAGATTGGTGGTTGTGTAGGTTTGAGATCACTTGATTTGAGTGGTAATTTTCTTTCTGGTGGAATTCCACAATCAATGCAAAGACTTGGTTCATGTAAATCTCTTAGTTTGCAAGGAAATTCATTCACTGGTAATGTTCCTGATTGGATCGGCGAGATGAAAGGTCTCGAAAATTTGGATCTTTCTTCGAATAGATTTTCGGGTTGGATTCCGAAGTCGTTAGGGAAACTAGAAATGCTGCAAAGGTTGAATTTTTCTAGGAATCAGTTGACAGGAAAGTTCCCCGATTCGATGGTAAACTGTACTAATCTTTCGGCTTTCGATATCAGTCGTAATAATTTGGATGGTTATCTTCCGTCGTGGATTTTTACGAAGGGTGATTATCACGGTCTCGAGGTTTTGGATTTGTCTTCCAATGGATTTTCTGGTGGAATTCCATCTGGTATCGGCGGTCTTCGTAGCCTGAAGCTGTTGAATATGTCTTCGAACAAGTTCTATGGTTCTGTTCCGGTTGGTATCGGTGAGCTCAAATCGCTATACATTGTTGATTTGAGTGGTAACAAACTTAATGGAAGCATTCCTTTTGAAATCGAAGGCGCGGTTTTACTTAATGAATTGAGGCTACAGAAGAATTTACTTCGAGGGAGAATCCCAGATCGAATTGCGAAGTGTTCGGCTCTAACATCTTT GGTTCTTTCTCACAACAAGCTTACTGGTTCAATTCCTAAGGGCATTGCAAACCTAACGAATCTTCGGCATGTAGATTTGTCGTGGAACAAACTCTCTGGAAGTTTACCGAAGGAGTTAACGAATCTTTCGAATCTCTTATCGTTTAATGTATCCTACAACCACCTTCAAGGCGAGTTACCGGTCGGCGGTTTCTTCAACACCATCTCCTCCTCATCTGTAGCCGGTAACTCATTGTTGTGCGGTTCTGTTGTCAACCACTCCTGTCCATCGGTTCATCCCAAACCGATTGTCTTGAATCCGAATTCTTCTGCTTCCAACTCCAGCATTTCCTCGAAATATCACCGACACAAGATCATACTCAGTATATCTGCTCTTATTGCTATCGGTGCAGCTGCTTTTATTGCCGTTGGTGTCGTCGCTATCACTTTCCTAAACATGCGTGCGCGTTCCTCAATGGCACGTGCTGCTGCTCCGTTTGCGTTCTCCGGTGGCGATGACTATAGCAACTCGCCGGCAAATGATCCGAACTACGGCAAGCTTGTGATGTTTTCCGGTGATGCAGACTTTGCTGATGGAGCTCACAATCTCCTTAACAAAGAAAGTGAAATAGGCCGTGGTGGATTCGGAGTTGTTTACCGCACGTTTCTACGAGACGGGCATGCTGTTGCGATAAAAAAGCTTACAGTCTCGAGTTTGATCAAGTCCCAAGAAGAATTCGAGAAGGAAGTGAAACGGTTTGGGAAGATTCGTCACGATAATCTTCTAGCACTCGAAGGCTACTACTGGACTTCTTCGTTGCAGCTCCTCATTTACAAGTACCAATCAAGCGGTAGTTTGCATAAGCTTCTACACGGCGATAAAGGCGATAAAACCAAAAACGTCTTATCATGGCGACAAAGGTTCAAGATTATTCTCGGCATGGCAAAAGGACTATCACATCTACATGAATCGAACGTAATCCACTACAATCTCAAATCAACCAACGTCCTCTTCGACGTTTCAGACGAACCAAAAATAGGCGATTTCGGCCTGGTGAAGCTCTTACCAATGCTAGACCATTGCGTATTAAGCAGCAAAATCCAAAGCGCGCTAGGATACATGGCACCCGAGTTCGCTTGCCGCACGGTCAAGATAACCGAGAAATGCGACGTGTACGGTTTCGGAATCCTTATATTGGAGATAGTAACAGGTAAAAAGCCTGTGGAGTACATGGAGGATGATGTGGTGGTTCTATGTGACATGGTGAGGGGTGCATTGGAAGAAGGAAAAGTTGAGGAATGTGTTGATGAAAAGCTTTTAGGTAATTTTGCAGCTGAAGAAGCGATTCCTGTGATAAAACTGGGATTGATTTGTGCATCACAAGTTCCATCAAATAGGCCTGATATGAGTGAGGTTATCAATATATTGGAGTTGATTCAGTGTCCTTCAGAAGGACAAGAGGAGTTATTAGAATGA